In Anopheles bellator chromosome 2, idAnoBellAS_SP24_06.2, whole genome shotgun sequence, the genomic stretch ACTacttcacgacgacgatctgCGCCGTCGTACTGGGCATCATTCTGGTCACCACCATTCGGCCGGGTGCTGGCCGTGAAGTCTCGAACATAGGTGGCCCGGCAACCACGCGGCAAGTGCTCACGGCCGATACCCTGCTCGATCTAGTGAGGTACGTAACGAGGTCTAGTATCTGGAGCTAGCTCATATTGAGtccttttgtttattttcacagAAACCTCTTCCCACCGAACATCATTCAGGCGACAATGTTTCAGGTTAGTTCGTTAAGACCAGTTCCTActtttggctttggctttcAATAAACAACGATCGTGTCTCGTCCACAGTTCCGAACACTGctagttccaccagcaaacgCCACCGATGGTAAGTGAAACCGACTCCTCATCACATGACTTTAGTGCAAACGCACACCGGATAGTGTCGCTTTCCTCCCGTTGTGGTTAGCAGGAAACTCTCACGGTTGCACTGTGACGTGCCAACGCCACCGGTGGTGattggcggcggtggccgaatTTAGCGCAAATTATTTTCGTTCTAATCGCAACCCGGCGCGACTAAATTGAGGAAACACTCACTTGTATGGCCATATCCATTTGACGCGCCATACGTTCACGGCACTGCGCGGTGCAAGGCCCCCTTTGCCAGCTgagctgatgacgatgatggtgatgatggggGCGATCTTACGAACAGGGACACTGAAATTGACGCTGACCTCTAGAGTAAAAGTATTATTTTAGGCAACTTTGTTCTTGAAACCGAAATGGACGAACGCCTAAAAGGACGAAGGTGCTCAATATTACCTTTCGCATGTGTAACGATTCACCATGATTGgttcttttcgatttcccCATCAGTTCCACTGACGCAGTACAAAATTACATCGGAGTTCACCGAGGGCACGAACGTGCTCGGATTGGTCATGTTTAGCGTTGTGCTTGGGTCCTGCATAGGAAAAATGCGCGAAAAGGGTAAACCGCTGCTTGGGATGTTCGAATCACTCAGCGAGGCCATGATGATTATCACCTCCTGGGTGATCTGGATCTCGCCGATCGGTGTACTCTTCCTGGTTGCGGCCAAACTGCTCGAGATGGCGTCGTTCATGGAGGTGCTCGGCCAACTAGGATGGTACTTTATGACTGTGATGCTGGGACTGGTTCTGCACGGTTTCGGTAAGTTGCCGCCGTTCACAATCCACCGGAGGTCATCAGTTTTAATTgtccattttccgttcgcGTACCATAGGTACCATTTCGGTGATTTTCTTCATGACCACACGCAAAATGGCGTACCCCTTCATCGGCAAGATGAGCCAGGTGCTGGCGACGGCATTCGGTACCGGTTCCAGTTCGGCAACGATGCCCATCACGATCCGCTGCCTAGACAACATGGGAATCGATCCGCGTGTGACGCGATTCGTCATCCCGGTCGGTGCTACAATAAACATGGACGGCACGGCACTATACGAAGCGGTGGCCGCCCTGTTTATTGCTCAACTTCGTAATATTCATCTCACCTTCGGTCACATTGTTGCAGTGAGGTGTGTCTTTTAGGGTTTTGGCTGAAAACTAAATCTCACTGCGATCCATTCATTCACCCACAGTGTGACAGCCACGGCAGCCTCTATTGGAGCGGCCGGAATTCCGCAGGCCGGTCTCATCACGATGGTCATGGTGCTGGACACCGTTGG encodes the following:
- the LOC131211010 gene encoding excitatory amino acid transporter 3; translated protein: MSNSYATTEARPTARWKRFVKSNLLTFLTVVGVFGGTALGLILKNSGTPWTQREVMYIQYPGDLFLRMLKCLIVPLLVSSITSAIGSLDLSMSKKIAFRAITYYFTTTICAVVLGIILVTTIRPGAGREVSNIGGPATTRQVLTADTLLDLVRNLFPPNIIQATMFQFRTLLVPPANATDVPLTQYKITSEFTEGTNVLGLVMFSVVLGSCIGKMREKGKPLLGMFESLSEAMMIITSWVIWISPIGVLFLVAAKLLEMASFMEVLGQLGWYFMTVMLGLVLHGFGTISVIFFMTTRKMAYPFIGKMSQVLATAFGTGSSSATMPITIRCLDNMGIDPRVTRFVIPVGATINMDGTALYEAVAALFIAQLRNIHLTFGHIVAVSVTATAASIGAAGIPQAGLITMVMVLDTVGLPAEDVTIIIAVDWLLDRFRTTINVMCDALGTILVDSLSKKDLSGETNGRLELAEPHELVELRPDQKE